The genomic region TCTATTAGACGGGGCCGTTGGACAACGACGGCTTCAGCCAGTTGCTCCAAAAGTATTGCTTTACGGATCGTACCTTGCCGTTCTCAGAGTCAATAGACGTCGACGGGCGGGCCAGGCTGTAGGAACGGCGTGTGGGGGCGGGCGGTCGTCGAGGAGGAGTCGTCCCCGGGGATGAGGACGTGCCGAGGTTGTTAGACTCCAGCGAGTCACGGGCGCGGGACAGCGAGGAGGATTTGTGTAGGGAGTCTCGGCTAGAATTGTTACGCGGCAGGGACTTGTTCAGGGACTCCCTATTCGTTTCCTTGCTGTTTCCGGTCCCACTACTGCTACTCCCGGCCCCACTGCTGTTCCCACTATTCCTCGTCAGGCTTTTGTTGCCCAGCGAGTCCCGACTGGAATCGCGGGCCTTCGACAGCGACTTGCCACCGTGACTGTCACGACTAGAATCACGCGGCGGTCTTGTCAGCGACTTCAACGACTCCTTGCTGTCGTTCCTCCCGTGGCTAGGCGGCCGAGGCGCTGTCGCCTTCGACGTGGAACCCGGCAAGGGTATACGACTAGGTCGCCGACGAGGAGAAGGTTTCACCTCCACGACTTGATGGTGGTCCCGAGCCGATTCCGTACTGCTACCTG from Augochlora pura isolate Apur16 unplaced genomic scaffold, APUR_v2.2.1 APUR_unplaced_8948, whole genome shotgun sequence harbors:
- the LOC144478175 gene encoding uncharacterized protein LOC144478175 translates to DDLRFQLEERNIELEGTKARVRVLERLQQRPPTELDPDANGDQPRCEQAGLEPGSSTESARDHHQVVEVKPSPRRRPSRIPLPGSTSKATAPRPPSHGRNDSKESLKSLTRPPRDSSRDSHGGKSLSKARDSSRDSLGNKSLTRNSGNSSGAGSSSSGTGNSKETNRESLNKSLPRNNSSRDSLHKSSSLSRARDSLESNNLGTSSSPGTTPPRRPPAPTRRSYSLARPSTSIDSENGKVRSVKQYFWSNWLKPSLSNGPV